One window of Fusarium keratoplasticum isolate Fu6.1 chromosome 2, whole genome shotgun sequence genomic DNA carries:
- a CDS encoding Poly(ADP-ribose) glycohydrolase, which yields MSPRPPSFLLPNSPSCRVLDRFSDLPDDVEVDEDESGCIPFWPLLQHLLRLPVSSVPQLIDRMQTIAANAGTCQDNDFQTLKGFLSTRGETKLFSTTWPKLRDIALNLPTYFPSGQLELLQPGLPLRLSRGQVACLVTHQFLCSAVSQRDDEGYQDLGIWYSSEQRHPAAVEMYLEALFTYFERLPEASDLLQDHDSFTGSTETCVIYELYRKEGEVALEAAKLAPVHVSYLDTHTTDIHNSEFQGKGGAAVVSANKVIGFGQSATQEEIFVGIAPESYPVVLVTPHLADDTVIIVSGARAMLSAQGHQRQIEWSCIGVPSLAEGVERPGGRLVFMDALEMDMLESPSKGFLPDLHPENVDREIKKATTGFESYQGDAVFTGLWGCGAFGGDPGVKLAVLWIAAAVAGIRLHIVLGPGEHELGVAFERVAKVGEGSSAKVMRDTLLKAPEKLRREGILEWIEQAVSGTP from the coding sequence ATGTCGCCGCGACCGCCCAGCTTTCTTCTCCCCAACTCTCCATCCTGTCGCGTTCTTGATCGGTTCAGCGATTTACCTGACgatgttgaagttgacgaggatgaatcTGGCTGTATCCCCTTCTGGCCTCTGCTGCAGcatctccttcgcctccCTGTGTCATCAGTCCCACAGCTCATAGACCGGATGCAGACCATTGCCGCCAACGCAGGCACATGTCAAGACAATGATTTTCAAACACTGAAAGGATTTTTGAGTACTAGGGGCGAGACCAAATTATTCAGCACGACATGGCCGAAACTACGCGACATCGCCCTCAACCTTCCGACATACTTTCCCAGCGGacagcttgagcttcttcaaccaggGCTTCCTCTACGTCTTAGCCGTGGCCAGGTCGCTTGTTTAGTCACACATCAGTTTCTTTGCTCTGCTGTCTCTCagagagatgatgaaggcTACCAGGACTTGGGCATCTGGTATTCGTCTGAGCAACGACATCCTGCAGCGGTAGAGATGTACCTCGAAGCACTCTTCACCTACTTTGAGCGTCTACCCGAAGCTTCCGATCTGCTTCAGGATCACGATAGTTTTACGGGTAGCACCGAAACCTGCGTCATATACGAGCTGTATCGGAAAGAGGGCGAAGTGGCTTTGGAGGCGGCAAAGTTGGCACCAGTTCATGTCAGCTATCTTGACACCCACACAACCGATATACACAACTCCGAATTCCAGGGGAAAGGAGGTGCTGCTGTCGTCTCTGCAAACAAGGTCATCGGGTTCGGTCAGTCGGCGACACAGGAAGAGATATTTGTCGGCATCGCCCCGGAGAGTTATCCTGTCGTCCTGGTCACACCACACCTCGCAGATGACACCGTCATTATTGTGTCAGGTGCAAGAGCCATGTTAAGTGCCCAGGGTCATCAGAGGCAGATTGAATGGAGTTGTATTGGTGTGCCGTCCCTGGCCGAGGGTGTCGAGCGGCCGGGCGGTCGACTCGTCTTCATGGATgcgttggagatggacatgCTTGAATCACCATCTAAAGGATTTTTACCTGATCTGCACCCAGAGAACGTCGACCGAGAGATCAAAAAGGCAACCACAGGCTTCGAATCCTACCAAGGAGATGCTGTCTTCACCGGACTCTGGGGCTGTGGCGCGTTCGGAGGCGACCCAGGGGTAAAGCTGGCGGTTCTCTGGATTGCAGCGGCGGTGGCGGGAATTAGACTTCATATAGTTCTTGGCCCTGGAGAACACGAGCTCGGAGTTGCATTCGAGAGGGTAGCCAAGGTCGGTGAGGGCTCATCTGCAAAGGTGATGAGGGACACGTTGTTGAAGGCTCCGGAGAAACTACGAAGGGAAGGGATCCTGGAGTGGATTGAACAAGCGGTGTCAGGGACTCCATGA
- a CDS encoding Pectate lyase B translates to MKFLGLLNLVALVSAVPTPTIKDEAGNVLAKRASITESCNIGYATQNGGTTGGNGGSVTTVSSLAQFSAAAESTGKKVIYVKGTISGAAKIRVKSDKTIVGAAGATLDGVGLYINKQSNVIVRNLAIKNVKASSGDAIGIQASKNVWVDHCDLSSNKNNGKDYYDGLLDITHASDFITVSNTFLHDHYKASLVGHSDSNSKEDTGKLHVTYANNYWYNVNSRAPSVRFGTVHIFNNYYLDIGATGVNSRMGANVLVESTTFENAKTALTSVDSKTTGKITAKDVSLGGAASNAPAGSMSSKDIPYKYTLVGSGKAKSAVYGTAGQTLKL, encoded by the coding sequence ATGAAGTTCCTCggtctcctcaacctcgtcgcGCTCGTCAGCGCCGTTCCCACCCCCAccatcaaggatgaggccgGCAACGTCCTCGCCAAGCGTGCCTCCATCACTGAGAGCTGCAACATCGGTTACGCCACTCAGAACGGCGGCACCACTGGTGGAAACGGCGGCTCTGTGACCACCGTCTCCTCCCTTGCCCAGTTCAGCGCTGCCGCTGAGTCCACTGGCAAGAAGGTCATCTACGTCAAGGGCACCATCTCTGGCGCTGCCAAGATCCGCGTCAAGTCTGACAAGACCATTGTCGGTGCTGCCGGTGCCACCCTCGACGGTGTCGGTCTGTACATCAACAAGCAGTCCAACGTCATTGTCCGCAACCTTGCCATCAAGAacgtcaaggccagcagcgGTGACGCCATCGGCATCCAGGCCTCCAAGAACGTCTGGGTCGACCACTGCGATCTCTCCTCCAACAAGAACAACGGCAAGGACTACTACGATGGtctcctcgacatcaccCACGCCTCCGACTTCATCACCGTCTCCAACACCTTCCTCCACGACCACTACAAGGCCTCGCTTGTCGGCCACTCTGACAGCAACTCCAAGGAGGACACTGGCAAGCTCCACGTCACCTACGCCAACAACTACTGGTACAACGTCAACTCGCGTGCCCCCTCTGTCCGATTCGGCACCGtccacatcttcaacaactaCTACCTTGACATTGGTGCCACTGGTGTCAACTCTCGCATGGGTGCCAACGTCCTTGTTGAGTCCACCACCTTCGAGAACGCCAAGACTGCCCTCACCTCCGTCGACTCCAAGACCACTGGCAAGATCACCGCCAAGGACGTCTCCCTGGGTGGTGCTGCTTCCAACGCTCCCGCTGGTTCCATGTCCAGCAAGGACATCCCCTACAAGTACACTCTTGTCGGCagcggcaaggccaagagcgCCGTCTACGGCACTGCTGGCCAGACCCTCAAGCTCTAA
- a CDS encoding UBC core domain-containing protein gives MAAKVPRNFRLLEELEKGEKGLGAEACSYGLEDPEDLLMSNWNGTILGPPHSVHENRIYSVKMHCGPEYPDLPPTIQFVSQVNLPCVNPTNGVVDPSQLPCLAQWKRENTMETILIELRRYMASSHNKKIPQPPEGSTYS, from the exons ATGGCCGCCAAGGTTCCTCGCAACTTCCGcctgctggaggagctggagaagggtGAGAAGGGTCTCGGCGCCGAGGCCTGCAGTTACGGTCTTGAGGATCCCGAGGATCTTCTCATGAGCAACTGGAACGGCACCATCCTCGGTCCCCCTCAT TCCGTCCACGAGAACCGCATCTACAGCGTCAAGATGCACTGCGGCCCTGAGTACCCTGACCTCCCCCCCACGATCCAGTTCGTCAGCCAGGTCAACCTGCCCTGCGTCAACCCAACCAACGGTGTCGTCGATCCTAGCCAGCTGCCCTGCCTTGCCCAGTGGAAGCGGGAGAACACTATGGAGACGATCCTCATTGAGCTGCGACG ATACATGGCCTCTTCCCACAACAAGAAGATCCCCCAGCCTCCCGAGGGCTCTACCTACTCGTAA
- a CDS encoding SEC63 domain-containing protein → MASQAQPNLTPSSSAEAQQLQPTASQGSHEIQLRYKLAPLTFKTLCTIQSHPTRSDILKKACFATEFRSFPIKRGETAFCRAINDTTGIPYPISENISQPWHKVFLLVQLNMSRAPWPNKLSGPARKELNQELRRMYSALDNVLRCFVDILGERGDGKGVRTALDVLRSVKANVWEGSDNELLQVEGIGAVKKERLVKAGIKTIRKLAKLEFYHIERLLSRNPPFGHTMLHQLAGFPVLTLDFEIVSQYNPSAKSSGESGQGCAEQQTDKPLWIARAILGFTNKETPIWNSRIPWLSLAVEGKDGRLVWFWRGSAKRLVESKEMIIGLAAEKGEELKIVLACEEIVGTMIQMNVAV, encoded by the coding sequence ATGGCGAGTCAAGCCCAACCAAACCTCACAccgtcctcctcagccgaggctcaacaacttcaaccaACAGCATCGCAAGGGTCACACGAGATCCAGCTGCGCTACAAGTTGGCACCCTTGACATTCAAGACGCTCTGTACCATCCAGAGCCACCCCACTCGCTCAGACATTCTCAAGAAGGCTTGCTTTGCGACCGAATTTCGTTCGTTTCCGATCAAAAGAGGCGAGACTGCTTTTTGTAGAGCCATCAACGACACCACCGGTATTCCCTACCCGATCTCCGAGAACATctctcagccatggcacAAAGTTTTCCTTCTCGTTCAATTGAATATGTCAAGAGCACCCTGGCCCAACAAGCTCTCTGGACCAGCTCGGAAAGAGCTCAACCAGGAACTTCGCCGTATGTACTCAGCTCTTGACAACGTGCTGAGATGCTTTGTGGATATACTGGGAGAACGTGGCGACGGAAAGGGGGTACGAACAGCTCTCGACGTGTTGAGGAGTGTCAAGGCCAACGTCTGGGAAGGGAGCGACAACGAGCTGTTGCAGGTTGAGGGCATTGGTGCCGTGAAAAAAGAACGACTTGTGAAGGCTGGTATCAAAACCATCAGAaagctggccaagctcgagTTTTACCACATTGAGCGCCTTCTCAGCCGGAATCCGCCCTTTGGCCACACAATGCTGCACCAACTGGCGGGGTTTCCTGTCCTTACGCTGGACTTTGAAATTGTCAGCCAATACAACCCTTCAGCAAAATCATCGGGCGAGTCTGGTCAAGGCTGTGCTGAGCAACAAACTGACAAACCACTTTGGATTGCTCGAGCCATCCTTGGCTTCACAAACAAGGAGACACCAATCTGGAACAGCCGCATACCATGGTTATCGCTAGCCGTTGAGGGGAAAGATGGACGACTTGTCTGGTTCTGGCGAGGCAGTGCAAAACGGCTTGTGGAGAGTAAGGAAATGATTATCGGGCTGGCCGCGGAGAAGGGCGAAGAACTCAAGATTGTGTTGGCATGTGAGGAGATTGTCGGGACCATGATACAGATGAATGTTGCGGTGTGA
- a CDS encoding AA-permease domain-containing protein: MGIPTDPEAKGGEAPNVSDTAPGILLDGNHVDEQYGRTVRGLSPRHVQLMAIGGSIGTGLFVGIGGVLSSAGPLSVLLGYLIWGVCFVWPCNLCVAEMCAYLPIRGSIFELAARFVDPALGFAMGWTYFYAGLMLVCVEYSAVATLMQYWVPDINPAAWVAMAMVVCVLLNVVAVKYYGEAEFIMASLKVLLLFGLLFITLITMCGGNPKKDAYGFRYWGGGKAMKAYHAEGDLGRFCGWWKVILYAGFTIAGPDMISLSSGEIQNPRRTIPRVAKLIFYRLVGFYVFGVLAVGVICSSEDTRLLGAIESSAAGAAASPWVIGIENLGITGLPDLINFLILTSGLSCGNAYLYSSSRTLYGLARDGQAPAILMKCTKAGVPIYCVMTVSVISCITFLVAGESSVTVFFWFVDLTTTGLIATYTMMIIVFVGWYRARKAQGLDDSALHYVAPWNPWAAYLGLFLGTVALIFIGFDKFEPWSTQGFITSYFCHAYAAILFVFWKVFKKTKFANPETADLVSGKKEIDEECKHWEEGGIEENYRRELAAMPFWKRCWERIW; this comes from the exons ATGGGTATTCCAACAGAccccgaggccaagggcgGAGAGGCCCCCAACGTCTCTGACACTGCCCCTggcatccttctcgatgGAAACCACGTAGACGAGCAATATGGTCGAACCGTCCGTGGTCTCTCTCCCCGTCACGTCcagctcatggccatcgGTGGCTCCATCGGTACAGGTCTCTTCGTCGGTATCGGCGGTGTCCTGTCCTCGGCCGGTCCTCTGTCCGTCCTGCTCGGCTACCTCATCTGGGGTGTCTGCTTCGTCTGGCCTTGCAACCTGTGCGTGGCCGAGATGTGCGCCTATCTTCCTATCCGTGGATCTATCTTTGAACTTGCTGCCCGTTTCGTCGACCCTGCTCTCG GTTTCGCTATGGGATGGACTTACTTCTATGCTGGTCTCATGCTGGTCTGTGTCGAATACAGTGCTGTAGCGACACTTATGCAGTACTGGGTCCCTGATATCAACCCTGCTGCTTGGGTTGCTATGGCCATGGTTGTCTGCGTCCTTCTTAACGTTGTTGCTGTCAA GTACTACGGTGAAGCCGAgttcatcatggcctcgctcaaggtcctcctcctgtTCGgtctcctcttcatcaccctcatcaccatgtgTGGTGGAAACCCCAAGAAGGACGCTTATGGATTCCGTTACTGGGGCGGtggcaaggccatgaaggccTACCACGCCGAGGGCGATCTTGGACGCTTCTGCGGTTGGTGGAAGGTTATCCTCTACGCTGGTTTCACCATTGCCGGCCCCGATATgatctccctctcctctggTGAGATCCAGAACCCTCGACGAACCATCCCCCGAGTTGCCAAGCTCATCTTCTACCGACTTGTTGGTTTCTATGTCTTTGGTGTCCTGGCTGTCGGTGTCATCTGCAGCTCTGAGGATACCCGTCTGCTCGGCGCCATTGAGAGCagcgctgctggtgctgctgcctcTCCCTGGGTCATTGGAA TTGAGAACCTTGGCATTACTGGCCTCCCCGATCTCATCAACTTCCTGATCCTCACCTCCGGTCTCTCTTGCGGTAACGCCTACCTGTACTCCTCGTCCCGAACCCTCTACGGTCTTGCCCGCGATGGCCAGGCCCCTGCGATCCTCATGAAGTGCACCAAGGCTGGTGTCCCCATCTACTGCGTCATGACTGTCAGCGTCATCAGCTGCATCACcttcctcgtcgccggcGAATCCTCCGTTaccgtcttcttctggttcgtcgacctcaccaccaccggtCTCATCGCCACCTACACCATGATGATCATCGTCTTTGTCGGCTGGTACCGCGCCCGCAAGGCTCAGGGCCTCGACGACTCTGCTCTCCACTACGTTGCCCCCTGGAACCCCTGGGCCGCCTacctcggcctcttcctgGGTACCGTtgccctcatcttcatcggctTCGACAAGTTTGAGCCCTGGAGTACGCAGGGTTTCATCACCAGCTACTTCTGCCACGCCTACGCTGCTATCCTGTTCGTCTTCTGGAAGGtcttcaagaagaccaagttTGCCAACCCCGAGACGGCCGATCTCGTCAGCGGAAAGAAAGAGATCGACGAGGAGTGCAAGCACTGGGAGGAGGGCGGCATCGAGGAGAACTACCGCCGCGAGCTGGCTGCCATGCCCTTCTGGAAGCGTTGCTGGGAGCGTATTTGGTAA